A portion of the Anser cygnoides isolate HZ-2024a breed goose chromosome 29, Taihu_goose_T2T_genome, whole genome shotgun sequence genome contains these proteins:
- the RASGRP4 gene encoding RAS guanyl-releasing protein 4, with product MDPGDGKRKPGGAKARRPCRRRLTCPTAREIGQAMASAGLGDLPQACSLEQLLERCLDAFDPDGRLHGGEYAVDLTLTTHGWVVPSAELARRLLALYQEALRDGREERALRVCHFVRHWALQHPDSFLLEPALAEVAAELRRAALHEGREGHARLLDTSHVLLPPPAWPRRAPRPPARPGAAPSASSRCSSTAWTRRSWRSSSAAWSTAPSAASRARTGGATCSGGGAGQPRAGARRGAVQRGVPVGAAPGAQPPRPPARTGRGQAHPHHPEAAGAAELQHADGGGGGCATAPSRASATRRPCCPPRWPRP from the exons ATGGACCCCGGGGACGGCaagag GAAGCCCGGGGGGGCGAAGGCGCGGCGGCCATGCCGGCGGCGGCTGACGTGCCCCACGGCGCGGGAGATCGGCCAGGCCATGGCCAGCGCCGGGCTCGGGGACCTGCCGCAGGCCTGcagcctggagcagctgctggagcgcTGCCTCGACGCCTTCG ACCCTGACGGGCGCCTGCACGGCGGCGAGTACGCGGTGGACCTGACGCTGACCACGCACGGCTGGGTCGTGCCCTCGGCAGAGCTGGCGCGGCGCCTCCTCGCCCT GTACCAGGAGGCGCTGCGGGACGGGCGGGAGGAGCGGGCGCTGCGCGTCTGCCACTTCGTGCG gcactgGGCGCTGCAGCACCCCGACTCGTTCCTGCTGGAGCCGGCGCTGGCGGAGGTGGCGGCGGAGCTGCGGCGCGCGGCGCTGCACGAGGGGCGCGAGGGGCACGCGCGCCTGCTGGACACCAGCCACGT gctgctgccgccgcccgcctggccgcgccgcgccccccggcccccggcacGCCCGGGGGCAGCCCCAAGCGCAAGCTCTCGCTGCTCTTCGACCGCCTGGACGCGGCGCAGCTGGcgcagcagctcagctgcctgGAGCACCGCGCCTTCTGCCGCCTCTCG TGCCAGGACTGGCGGCGCTACGTGCagcggggggggcgcagggcagCCCCGCGCTGGAGCGCGCCGTGGCGCTGTGCAACGGGGTGTGCCAGTGGGtgcagctcctggtgctcagcccccacggcccccagcGCGCACAGGCCGTGGCCAAGCTCACCCGCACCAcccag aagctgctggagctgcagaacTTCAACACGCTGATGGCGGTGGTGGGGGCTGTGCCACAGCTCCGTCTCGCGCCTCCGCCACACgcaggccctgctgccccccgagGTGGCCAAG acCCTGA